The genomic stretch acagcaacaacaacaacaacaacaacaacaacaacaacaacaacaacaacaacaacaacaacaacaacagcaacaacagcaacagcagcaacagcaacagcagcaacaacagcaacaacagcagcaacaacacaacagcaacaacaacagcaacaacagcagcaacaacagcagcaacaacaacacaacaacaacagcagcaacaacagcagcaacaacagcagcaacaacagcacaacaacagcagcaacaacagcagcaacaacagcaacaacaacaacaggaacaacagcagcagcaacaacaacaacaacagcacaacaacagcaacaacagcagcaacaacagcaacaacagcaacaacaacagccaacaacaacaacaacaacagcagcaacaacagcaggaacaacagcaggaacaacagtaggaacaacagcagcaacaacagcaggaacaacagcaggaacaacagtaggaacaacagcagcaacaacagcagggacaacagtaggaacaacagcagcaacaactgcagggacaacaggagcaacaacagcaggaacaacagcagcaacaacagcagggacaacagcagcaaaaacagcagcaacaacaataggaacaacagcagcaacgacagcagcaacagcagcagcaacaacaacagcagcaacaacagtaggaacaacagcagcaacaacagcagcaacaacaacagcaacaacagcagcaacaacaacagcagcaacaacagcagcaacaacagtaggaagaacagcaggaacaacagcaggaacaacagcagcaacaacagcagcaataactgtagtagcaacagcagcagcatcatcaacaatAGTAATGGTAACAGCATTAACAGTGCTGGCAATAACAGTtgtaacagcaggaacaacaacagcagcagcgataACAACAGCCATAgaaggaccagcagcagcagaagtaataatagcagtaacaacagtaacagtaacaacaacagtagtagcactaacagtagtaatagcaagaacagcagcagcaacagtagaaaCAGCATAAAAaccatcaacagtaacagtagtaacagcaggaaAAGCAGCAGCAGTTCTGGGACCCCACTGTTATTTAGCAATTCTGGGGCCCCTCTGTTGTATTTATGGCTCAGTTCAACTGACCAATCAGGTAAGAGAATGCTTTCCCAGCCAAAGTGACGTCAAACCGGTCTACCTGACTGGGAGGCAGACACACGCCTACCCTGGTTGAAACCACTCTGTCTCAACTTTTCACCGTGAACTTATGAAATTAATCTTTTAGGAAGGAATACAGGGGTAGAAACATCGACCCTTGTTGTGCTTGTCTTGCCCAGTTAATAGACATGCTGCTGTCTTTACACCTATTTGTAGCACCTATTTTTTTTAGAAATAGGTGCTGCAGATCCTGAATTGCTTCAAATGCATGTAATATGGGAGCCTATCCAGAAGTCACTAGATCCTCTGCACCGCCTCGTGCTCTTTCCTTACATTACTGAAAGGTGATGTCACCTACACATGTTagatgtttggtgatagtgaactCTGTAAAGCTTGACCTGGCTGTCTCTGCAACACTGCCTACGTCAGTTATTATTTAGTGTCTAGGTACTTTGACTGCTGCAACAGTTAATTGTTGAAAATGGTGCAAAACATCGACAAGTTGAGGatttgtggatgaatggttcagtgaaccgacacgttgataaattagacacatgtgcaactcttgggtatctttattaaggaaacgtttcgccacacagtggcttcatcagtccatacaaaggagaatcttgaagaacaggaggagaatgaggtaatcagtccctcaaccttgagtcgatgtggtcagtccatcaatcttgaatagaatggatggactgaccacatcgactcatggttgagggactgattacctcattctcctcctgttcttcaagattctcctttgtatggactgatgaagccactgtgtggcgaaacgtttccttaataaagatacccaagagttgcacatgtgtctaatttatcaagttgaGGATTAAGATacatgctgcctctgtatttgactgaagagggctactgtgtaagcgaaacgtttctttagtAAAGTTACTAAACTGTTCCATACGTGTCTTTATCTTGAGTTAATACATTAAGATCGGAATAGTACAGTCTCGTGTTTCAGCTGCTACAGGTGTAGAGACGCCAAAACtaaatgtgctagagaatggaagaagtacagaagacaaaggacccaggagaataaggagattgGTTGAAGAGCCCAAAATCAaaggaatatgcacagataatgagggaggcccagcgacaatacaaaaatgataTAGCagcaaaagtcaagtctgacccgaaggtgttgtatagccacatcaggaggaaaacagtcaaggatcagataatcaggctgaggaaggaaggagaggagatcacaagaaatgaccgagaactgtgtgaagagctcaacaagaATTTAGAAAAAGGATTtatagaggagacagaaaggattccagagagctggagtggtggggtacaccatcaagtactggacacaatacatataacCGAGAAGCAGGTGAAGAGACTGCTATGCATAGTACATAACTCAAAGATGAtggggcaggataacatctctcgatgggtcctgagagagggagcagaggcactgtgtgtaccactaacaacaatcttcaacacttctatcatgggtcctgagagagggagaagaggcactgtgtgtaccactaacaacaatcttcaacacttctatcatgggtcctgagagagggagcagaggcactgtgtgtacccctaacaacaatcttcaacacttctatcatgggtcctgagagagggagcagaggcactgtgtgtaccactaacaacaatcttcaacacttctatcaaaacagggcagctacctgaggtatggaatatagtaaatgtagtcccattttttaaaaaaaaaggagacagacacgcagcctgtcactgacatgtataatctgcaaagtcatggagaagattgtcatgagaagagtggtggagcacctagccTAGGACGCAATGATCTTATTTATGATAATAAGCACGGTTtcaggaagggaaatcctgtgtcacaagcctactggagttccaTGAGAAGGTGACGCCAGTAAGgtaagaaagagaggggtgggtagactgcattttctcgtactgtaagaaggcttttgacacaggtCTACACAGAGGTTAGtgaaaaagctggaggaccaggcaggtataacagagaaggcactgcactggatcagagaatacctgacaggaaggcaacagcaagtcatggtatgtgatgaggtgtcagagtggccgcctgtgatgagcagggttccacaggggtcagtactaggaccagtgatgtttctggtatatgcgaatgacatgacggaaggaatagacttagaagtgttcctgtttatagataatgtgaagctaatgaggagaattcattcgaatgaggatcaggcaggactacataaggatctggaaaggctgcaagcctggtccagcaactagctcctagAGTTTAATCCCCACCAAGTGGAAAGTCATGAAAATCAAGGAACAGCAaaaaagactgcagacagagtacaatctagggggccaaacATTGCAAACTTCATTCAAGGACaagggtcttggggtgagtataataccgagcacatctcctgaagtgcacttcagtcaagtaactgctgcaacacataggcgcctagcaaacctaaaattattattatattattctgacatctcagtaaggaatcattcaaggcactgtacaccgtgtaagtcaggctcatactggagtatgctgcaccagtgtggagcccttacctggtcaagcacgtcaagaaattagagaaagtgtaaatgtTTGCAGTGAAACTAATCTCggaactaaggggcatgtcctacgaagacAGTTCAtaagaaatcaacctgacgacactggaggacaggagagataagagggacatgataacatatacaacactgagaggaattgacaaggtggacagagacaggatgttccagagactggacacagcaacacggtgtcacagttggaaattgaagactcaaatgaaccacagggatgttaagaagtatttcttcagtcacagagtagtcaggaagtggaatagcctggagaGCTGTGTAGAAAACTTGGAAgggagctcagacctctacaacacaattgttcttaaaaatgaattaaggaaaggtcctggacttcaccttacgaaagcagacaatgAAAAtccgatagtaattatggataaggtagattacagggaaaAAATAACATTAATAGTAAACAAGGGAACGATGTGGCCCTTAAGTCACCATAGGTCGGGTTCTGCAGCTTGAGGTTTCTGAAGCCAATGTCGTAGAGAGCTTCGTTATCGATACAGTAGGTCTCATCAGTGTTCTCTACCAGCTGGTGGACAGAGAGTGTGGCATTGTGTGGTTTGACTACTGTGTCAGAGACCTTGGATGAGGGCACGATGGAATAAGAGTTCATGATTCTGTCTGGGTATTCATCGCGGATCCTAGAAATGAGGAGAGTGCCAGTGTCACCACCCAAGAAGTGTGCCAGTTGGAATCCTTGAAGACACTCACAGTTCTCAGCCTCCTTCCTCACCGTCTCCATCACTGAGTCCACCAGCTCGGCACCTTTTGTGTAGTTACCTTTGGCCCAGTTGTTACAAGTGCAGCTCTGATCAAAGACGAATTTATAAAGCATGAAAACCTGGCCATAGAGGCCATAGTGGCCATAGTGTCTGGTTCAGAGTCGACGAGAATGGTGCGTGGAACATATTGATGATAGCTGGAGCCCTCGTTGAAGTAAACGAGGCaggatcatacatagctttaagaagaggtacgataaggctcagtGAGCAGAGAGcgagtggacttagtagcgaaGCCTGCagccgcaattaggtgagtacaattaggtgagtacaattaggtgagcacacacacacacacacacacacagcccaacAAACAGTACGGACATGATGTCAGAAGCTGCTACATCAATCACAGATGAGAGGGACTGTAAAGACAAAGGGAATTAGACTGTACACAGAGGCCCTATCAGATCACCTTGGAGCCTgtgaaaagacgaggagcacttCGGATCAAATGAGGGTACTGAAGAAAATAAAGGTTCTAAGCTATATGCAGAGCCCAGGAAAAACTGAAAAGGGAAAATGGCAAACCACTGAGCACAGGGACATCATACATAGAAGACACTGGAAAAAAGAATGCTGTAATGGACACAACTGAATAGACACAGGAAATGAAAAGGGACATgcagtgggaggacgaaagggaAATCAGTTTCTGTTtacgggctccaggaagttgatggagaaacttatgaagcaagaagacagggagagagaaaagtgattgaaggtatcatgaaagcaataggagagaaTGACATGACCCAGTTgataaattttctgagaatagggtggtttgcaagaggaaaaaacAGTCAGTGAAAGTGATTTTCATGGTAGAATCGCCTGGAAACAGaatcctgcaggagaaaacaTTACTAATAGACATACTGACATACCGGAGAGTGtacctcgaccgtgacagaacacaaaaagaaaaacagaaactgaatgagagggtacaaagatgcaagAAGAAAAGAGGCAAAGACAgagatgagcaggagaacccagatttaggaggaagagcaaatacaacctccctcagaaccacctacagaaggacctcaaccacgacaacccaaatgcaaccaaacaatctaacccaaaatccacacactgtacccactgcccccacccccctaatcacaaactccacccccacagcaaacCCCTATAGATCCCTGCCAGgtcccctgaatgggtcacaatgtatataatgtatattacctgttcatataattttatattgcttatatttgcgataatagctaaatcgtaaatatattgctttatattattatttgacttagttatattattaggtaggatgtaacatttatatatattattcagtgctcatagttcaagtcttgattgtctaactactgtaattatcgctcgttgctcattacgctgccggcttctctgtgttgctgggcagcagcagtccatggaGCAATCACATGATCAGGGGGgagggtgatcacacctcgcctggagtagtctggCGTGGGCTGCGCTCTCTCTTGTTGGTTGGACGTTCTCCTAACAAGACGTGCCTAGCTCTCCCTtgatggcccttgttggaagatcgtctctgtcgctttcttgttgttggttctgtgtaactcttcacAGAACATTGCCTAAACTTAGTGATtctcgacgttgtactgaggttgtatgTCACATAGACActttgagaaactcaggtcctgagctgtagcttctgaaataatttgtactggtatctgtgtactgtcacagtcggggattttcttatgctgaacttagattcagtagtatgggagttttgtgacttttgtggaggatctgcagatggtccctacttagtgtcgttatattatctccttgttcctgattctgtgtcgctgttgcttgttatattgctgttcggcttatcagtcgttttattgttcaagcaagctgttctgattgccaggttggtcaagaagttagtttatgtgaggactttgtcagtcactggttaagtctagtcgagtcttgagacatagcgaactacttagagcacttacacacatacacataaacttatttgtgtat from Cherax quadricarinatus isolate ZL_2023a unplaced genomic scaffold, ASM3850222v1 Contig220, whole genome shotgun sequence encodes the following:
- the LOC138851268 gene encoding LOW QUALITY PROTEIN: tubulin beta-4 chain-like (The sequence of the model RefSeq protein was modified relative to this genomic sequence to represent the inferred CDS: inserted 1 base in 1 codon); the encoded protein is YFNEGSSYHQYVPRTILVDSEPDTMATXGLYGQVFMLYKFVFDQSCTCNNWAKGNYTKGAELVDSVMETVRKEAENCECLQGFQLAHFLGGDTGTLLISRIRDEYPDRIMNSYSIVPSSKVSDTVVKPHNATLSVHQLVENTDETYCIDNEALYDIGFRNLKLQNPTYGDLRATSFPCLLLMLFFPCNLPYP